Part of the Lolium rigidum isolate FL_2022 chromosome 6, APGP_CSIRO_Lrig_0.1, whole genome shotgun sequence genome, TCAGATGCATCGACAAGAACATCAGACAGGTACGCTTTCACGAGGATTTCTGCAGAATTACTAGTAGATCCGTGCACGCGCACCCGTTACATTCCTTGCTCTCCACTCTCGAGTACTACCAAATTGGTTGACCCGCTACTCACATTCAGCCTGTAGCCAGCGCTCACAAATTCTAACAGCCAGCGGCATTCACATTTCACATTTGTCTTCTATGATGCTTACAGCGGAACGTATTCACGACCTGCTGTTTCTAACCACGTACGGGGGAGTCTGACTTACTACTGTTCTCATGAGATTCACATCACCTTATTACGAATACCCTGTCCTAACTGAACCAACATTTTTGGTCAACAGGTTCAGAAAGCCGTGCAGGTGCTTCAGGACAGGCacgagcccgccgccgccgacatggCGCAGCAGCAGCTGGCCAAGCTCCAGATAGCGCACGAGTTCCCTGCCAGGGCAAACGAAGCCGCTCCTCCCCTGTCCATGCTCGCAGCGGCAAGGGAAACCGCCAGCGATCATCACAGCGCGCAATTCGCGAACCCCGAGGTTTCCTTCCTGCCAATGCACCAGGTCAACGCCACGCAGTCTCCCGCTATGCCGATGACCCAAGGCGGCAGCGGCTACATCCTGCAGCAGCTAGTGCCGGTCTCTTTGCACGACCAGCAGCATCCCGGCCAGGCCGCCGTGTACTACATGCAGAGCCAGAGCCATGTCAAGTCCGCCGAGAACAAGTCGTCCGAGTCGTTTGTTCAGGTCATGCAGCCGCATCTCCAGAACCCTGAACCCAGGGCTGCGGCCGAGCTGCCTCAGCAGTCTAGCCAGACGACGGAGATGTGTCCTCCGCTCCAGCAGCATCATATGCTGCAGATGCCTGCCCAGCATCACGAGTCGCAGGCGTGGCGGTCTGTCTCGCAACAACAGCAGCAGTACAGTGTTCAGCAAGTTCCACAGCAGATTGTTCAACAGAAAGCGTCTTCTCCTCATGCCCAAAGTGCTCCTCAAGTCACGCTCATGTATCCTCCGTACTGCTCTCAGAAGCTTGCCAATGCTACCGCCGAGGCACTTCCGAGAAGCTTGGTCATGCAGTCTCCATACTCCTCACCTCAGCAGAAGCACCATGAAGTCGTGCCTTCGTTTTATGGCCAAGGCAACACGATTTTGCTTCCGACGGCAGAGCGCAGTATCCAGCATCAACAGGCGCAGCAAGTGCAGCCACACAGGCAGGCGGCAGAGCACAATGTCCAGCATCAACAGCCACAGCAACTGCAGCCGCACAGCCAGGGCTCGTACCCACCTCAACCAAGCAAGCCCAGTCACTGCAGTGTTGCCTCGTACGCTGTTCAAGGCGGTGGCCGAGCCTACAGCGCCGCATATGAGAATCCTTCTGAGTGCCCTGCAACTGTTGTTGCTGTTCTGCCTCAGCATCCGGCAACTGCTCCAATGGCGTTTCACCATTTGGGCTCCCAAGTTATGCATAAGAATCCTTATGGAAGTATGTTTGAAACGGCTACTGTAGTAGGGTATCCGCAGGATGCAGTTGGGAATTTGACTCTCCCGGCGGTGACTGCAGCCCTCCAGCCTGTAGACTCCAATGCCACCATGGTTAATAAGCTCAATGCTGGTAGTAATGTTACATCCCCACGAGACTGGTCGGCATAGTGCAGAATGGCCAGTTATATCGGGTACTACATTGCTCCCTCAACTTATTTCCATGACTATAACTGGAAGCTATCAGCTCTCACACGGGTATTTCATCTGGCTTCCTTTTTAATTAGCCAGCAGATTGGTACAGATccttctacttttttttttttgctgaaggGTCAATCTGAAATAAGAATGGTAGATTAGTCTAGTGATGATGCTGGCATATGTCCTCACTTTTAATGGACATATCTTGCTTGTAACCGACAGTTGACGAAGAATTTGTGCCTTTGCGATATGAAAATATGACGAGTTCACATCATCTTATCAGCTGTTCAGATATTGGTTATGAATCTGTCCTACTTCCTCTGTTCCCTAAaataagatgttttggcaagCTAAACTAGCCTGACAAAATGTCTTATATAAGGGAACGGGGGGATATTATATATCTATCTGGGTTTCATGTATGCATTGGAGAAGAATGCAGCTGGGATGTAGGAATCTAATCATCTGGAAACGAACTTGTCAATAGTTCATTGTTCTCCTAGCCTGCCTTGCCTAAGCAGTTTTTATTTACTCTTTAGAACAAGCAGCAGCTCACGGGAGAAAACAGGTGCTGCTTGTGAGTTAGGAAATGATGGCATAGCTGTACAGAAGTACTAAACAAACCAGTTCTTGCTGGTAAGATATTCCACCTTCTGTAGTCCTTGGAGAAACAGAGTTGTAAGATGTTCCAGCTATTGGAGAAACAGAGTAGTAAGATGTTCCAGCTATTGGAGAAACAGAGTTGTATATAGCTTAAGTGCAAAAACTATAGGTTCGTTCATAAGAAAAATTATGAGTTGCACCTGTTGCGTGATTCTCCAAGCTGTCCATATGTGTAACTTCAGAAGTTTGTTGACCTTATTGTCTTAAAATAAAACCATAGCCCCTTCGAATGAGACTCCAACCATGGCTGGGCAATGATCAATTCGCTATGGCAGCTGGCACACGATTTTATATCTGACACGACATTTCAGCATAGATGTAATACAAACGTTTGAAGCTTTTACCGCAACATCAAAATCCCTGAAACAATTTTGCGAGCCCACTAGTGATTCAAGAATAAAACTGAATTTTCTGTTTGATCAGCATTACAAACAGGACTAGATAGACAAATAAAACAAACAAATGA contains:
- the LOC124663361 gene encoding bromodomain-containing protein DDB_G0280777-like, producing the protein MASPARPAAASVSGAFGLPPDARCAFDQTRRRAEDLQDKRLVRTFVNVYGQPQPQEQEPCYPREAVMAAVEECMRKQADGLLHSLEGIGGRLSQLELYCYKLERSIGELRSDVMDYHSDATVNFRCIDKNIRQVQKAVQVLQDRHEPAAADMAQQQLAKLQIAHEFPARANEAAPPLSMLAAARETASDHHSAQFANPEVSFLPMHQVNATQSPAMPMTQGGSGYILQQLVPVSLHDQQHPGQAAVYYMQSQSHVKSAENKSSESFVQVMQPHLQNPEPRAAAELPQQSSQTTEMCPPLQQHHMLQMPAQHHESQAWRSVSQQQQQYSVQQVPQQIVQQKASSPHAQSAPQVTLMYPPYCSQKLANATAEALPRSLVMQSPYSSPQQKHHEVVPSFYGQGNTILLPTAERSIQHQQAQQVQPHRQAAEHNVQHQQPQQLQPHSQGSYPPQPSKPSHCSVASYAVQGGGRAYSAAYENPSECPATVVAVLPQHPATAPMAFHHLGSQVMHKNPYGSMFETATVVGYPQDAVGNLTLPAVTAALQPVDSNATMVNKLNAGSNVTSPRDWSA